A genomic region of Streptomyces sp. NBC_00247 contains the following coding sequences:
- the hrpB gene encoding ATP-dependent helicase HrpB: MIRTDALADLPVRTAVPALRRALDERGTAVLCAPPGTGKTTLVPLALAGLTGQGQPRKVVVAEPRRIAARAAARRMAWLLGERPGGRVGFTVRGERAVGPDTVVEVVTTGVLLQRLQRDQELSGTDVVILDECHERHLDADTAAAFLLDVRETLRPDLRLVAASATTDAEGWARLLGDAPVVEATGISHPVEVVWAPPTAPVRPPHGMRVDPALLTHVASVVRRALAERDGDVLCFLPGVGEIAQVAGRLTGTGAEVLQVHGRAPAAVQDAVLAGGSGAGRRVVLATSVAESSLTVPGVRVVVDSGLAREPRTDHARGLSALTTVRASQATGRQRAGRAGREAPGAVYRCWTEAEDGRLARFPAPEIRVADLAAFALRAACWGDPGAVHLALLDPPPAGAMSAAREVLRAVGAVDADGRATGRGTRMSRLGVHPRLARALVDGAREVGVRRAAEVVALLSEEPPREYGDDLAAALRTARRGGDGYAARWRQEVRRLSSSLGGGEGGDGPAGGAAGARAVDGAAPVTDDAAAGLVAALAFPERVARGRGGEAFLMASGTGAELRDGSGLRGSPWLAVAVADRPNHAASARVRLAAVIDEDTAVLAAGHLRFRGEEVRWSDGDVVARVVDRLGAVELAVRPLKQPAPELVRTALLEGLRREGTGLLRWTRDSEQLRARLAFLHRVLGAPWPEVSDEALLVRAGEWLEPELSRARRRADLGRIDAGQALRRLLPWATGEASRLDELAPERIEVPSGSRIRVEYDGEQPVLAVKVQELFGLAETPSVAGVPVLVHLLSPAGRPAAVTADLASFWREGYRAVRTELRGRYPRHPWPEDPTTVAATRFTSARLKREQRP; the protein is encoded by the coding sequence GTGATCCGAACCGATGCCCTGGCCGACCTGCCCGTCCGCACCGCCGTGCCCGCCCTGCGCCGGGCGCTCGACGAGCGGGGCACCGCCGTGCTCTGCGCGCCGCCGGGGACCGGCAAGACCACCCTCGTGCCGCTCGCCCTGGCGGGGCTGACCGGCCAGGGCCAGCCGCGCAAGGTCGTGGTCGCCGAACCCCGCAGGATCGCCGCCCGCGCCGCGGCCCGTCGCATGGCCTGGCTCCTCGGCGAGCGGCCCGGGGGCCGCGTCGGTTTCACCGTGCGCGGGGAGCGGGCGGTCGGCCCGGACACCGTGGTCGAGGTCGTCACCACCGGGGTGCTGCTCCAGCGCCTCCAGCGCGACCAGGAGCTCTCCGGCACCGACGTGGTGATCCTCGACGAGTGCCACGAACGTCATCTGGACGCCGACACCGCCGCCGCCTTCCTGCTGGACGTGCGCGAGACGCTCCGCCCCGACCTGCGGCTGGTCGCCGCCTCCGCCACGACCGACGCGGAGGGCTGGGCACGCCTGCTCGGCGACGCCCCGGTCGTCGAGGCGACCGGGATCTCCCACCCGGTGGAAGTCGTCTGGGCACCGCCCACCGCTCCGGTCCGGCCGCCGCACGGGATGCGGGTCGATCCCGCGCTGCTGACGCACGTCGCCTCGGTGGTGCGCCGGGCACTCGCGGAGCGGGACGGCGACGTGCTCTGCTTCCTGCCCGGTGTGGGCGAGATCGCCCAGGTCGCCGGCCGGCTGACCGGGACCGGCGCCGAGGTGCTGCAGGTGCACGGGCGGGCGCCCGCCGCCGTACAGGACGCGGTCCTGGCGGGAGGCTCGGGCGCGGGACGGCGGGTGGTGCTGGCGACCTCGGTCGCGGAGTCGTCGCTGACCGTGCCCGGGGTGCGGGTCGTGGTCGACAGCGGCCTCGCCCGGGAGCCCAGGACCGACCACGCCCGAGGGCTGAGTGCCCTGACGACGGTGCGGGCCTCGCAGGCGACCGGACGCCAGCGGGCGGGCCGTGCCGGACGAGAGGCTCCCGGGGCGGTGTACCGGTGCTGGACGGAGGCGGAGGACGGGCGGCTCGCCCGGTTCCCGGCCCCGGAGATCCGGGTCGCGGACCTGGCGGCGTTCGCCCTGCGCGCCGCGTGCTGGGGCGACCCCGGGGCGGTGCACCTCGCGTTGCTCGACCCGCCTCCCGCGGGAGCGATGAGTGCGGCCCGCGAGGTGCTGCGGGCGGTCGGGGCGGTCGACGCGGACGGGCGGGCGACCGGGCGGGGCACGCGGATGTCCCGCCTCGGTGTCCATCCCCGCCTGGCGCGGGCCCTGGTCGACGGAGCCCGGGAGGTCGGGGTGCGCCGGGCCGCCGAGGTGGTGGCCCTGCTGAGCGAGGAGCCGCCCCGCGAGTACGGGGACGACCTGGCGGCGGCCCTGCGTACCGCGCGCCGGGGCGGCGACGGGTACGCCGCGCGCTGGCGCCAGGAGGTGCGGCGGCTGTCGTCCTCACTGGGCGGCGGGGAGGGCGGGGACGGGCCTGCCGGTGGCGCGGCGGGCGCCAGGGCGGTGGACGGGGCCGCTCCGGTCACGGACGACGCCGCCGCCGGACTCGTCGCCGCGCTGGCGTTCCCGGAGCGGGTGGCGCGGGGCCGGGGCGGGGAGGCCTTCCTGATGGCGTCGGGGACCGGGGCGGAGCTGCGGGACGGTTCGGGGCTGCGCGGCTCGCCGTGGCTCGCGGTCGCCGTCGCGGACCGGCCGAACCACGCCGCGTCGGCCCGGGTGAGGCTGGCGGCGGTGATCGACGAGGACACCGCGGTGCTGGCCGCGGGCCACCTGCGGTTCCGGGGCGAGGAGGTCCGCTGGAGCGACGGCGACGTGGTGGCGCGCGTGGTGGACCGGCTGGGGGCGGTGGAGCTGGCGGTGCGCCCGCTGAAGCAGCCGGCCCCGGAGCTGGTGCGCACCGCGCTCCTGGAGGGGCTGCGCCGGGAGGGGACCGGGCTGTTGCGGTGGACCCGGGACAGCGAACAGTTGCGGGCCCGGCTGGCCTTCCTGCACCGGGTCCTGGGTGCGCCGTGGCCCGAGGTGTCGGACGAGGCGCTGCTGGTGCGCGCCGGTGAGTGGCTGGAGCCGGAGCTGTCGCGCGCGCGGCGCCGTGCGGACCTGGGCCGGATCGACGCGGGACAGGCGCTGCGCCGGTTGCTGCCCTGGGCGACCGGCGAGGCCTCCCGGCTGGACGAGCTGGCCCCCGAACGGATCGAGGTGCCGAGCGGGTCCCGGATCCGGGTGGAGTACGACGGCGAGCAGCCGGTCCTCGCGGTGAAGGTCCAGGAGTTGTTCGGTCTGGCCGAGACGCCCTCGGTGGCCGGGGTGCCCGTGCTGGTGCACCTCTTGTCCCCGGCGGGGCGGCCGGCGGCGGTGACCGCGGATCTGGCCTCGTTCTGGCGGGAGGGGTACCGCGCCGTCCGCACGGAACTGCGCGGACGCTACCCCCGGCACCCGTGGCCGGAGGACCCGACGACGGTCGCCGCCACCCGCTTCACCTCGGCGCGGCTGAAGCGGGAGCAACGGCCGTGA
- a CDS encoding PAC2 family protein: MPDPQSLYEWEPKGLAVVDMALAQESAGLVMLYHFDGYIDAGETGEQVVDGLLESLPHQVVARFDHDRLVDYRARRPLLTFRRDQWTAYETPTLDVRVVQDATGAPFLLLSGPEPDVEWERFAAAVEQIVERLGVRLSVTVHGIPMGVPHTRPVGLTPHGNRVDLMPGHSTPFDEAQVPGSAAALVEYRLAEAGHDVLGVAAHVPHYVARSAYPDAALTSLEAITAATGLVLPTVAHSLRTAAHRTQTEIDRQIGEGDEELVALVEGLEHQYDAIAGSETRGNLVAEPVDLPSADEIGLEFERFLAEREGDA; the protein is encoded by the coding sequence GTGCCTGATCCGCAGAGTCTGTACGAATGGGAGCCGAAGGGGCTGGCCGTCGTCGACATGGCGCTCGCCCAGGAGTCGGCCGGCCTGGTCATGCTCTACCACTTCGACGGGTACATCGACGCCGGTGAGACCGGCGAGCAGGTTGTCGACGGACTGCTGGAGTCGCTGCCCCACCAGGTGGTGGCCCGCTTCGACCACGACCGCCTCGTGGACTACCGCGCCCGGCGCCCGCTGCTCACCTTCCGGCGCGACCAGTGGACGGCGTACGAGACCCCGACGCTGGACGTCCGTGTCGTCCAGGACGCCACCGGCGCACCCTTCCTCCTGCTCTCCGGTCCCGAACCGGACGTGGAGTGGGAGCGGTTCGCTGCCGCCGTCGAGCAGATCGTCGAACGCCTCGGCGTCCGGCTCTCGGTGACCGTCCACGGCATTCCCATGGGAGTGCCGCACACCCGCCCGGTCGGCCTCACGCCCCACGGCAACCGCGTCGACCTGATGCCGGGCCACAGCACCCCGTTCGACGAGGCGCAGGTTCCCGGCTCGGCGGCCGCGCTCGTCGAGTACCGTCTGGCCGAGGCCGGCCACGACGTGCTCGGCGTCGCCGCGCACGTCCCGCACTACGTCGCCCGGTCCGCCTACCCGGACGCGGCGCTCACCAGCCTCGAAGCCATCACCGCCGCCACCGGCCTGGTGCTGCCCACCGTCGCGCACTCCCTGCGCACCGCCGCGCACCGCACCCAGACCGAGATCGACCGGCAGATCGGTGAGGGGGACGAAGAGCTCGTCGCCCTCGTCGAGGGACTGGAGCACCAGTACGACGCGATCGCCGGCTCCGAGACCCGCGGCAACCTCGTCGCCGAACCGGTGGACCTGCCGTCGGCCGACGAGATCGGCCTCGAATTCGAGCGCTTCCTCGCCGAACGCGAGGGCGACGCCTGA
- a CDS encoding flavin monoamine oxidase family protein: MFATMGALGLAPTAQAASREPVFRAPSKGDFNLKGRGAAKVVIVGGGIAGLASAYELGKAGYDVTVLEARGFTGGRNTTIRGGDTTTDLYGNKQTAKFHDGQYMNAGPGRIPQWMVTLDYCRELGVPVEVFTNVNANAYIFNERNGMKAPMRYRTAKADMYGYVSELLAKATDMGALDRQITADDQEKLLEFLKDFGDIGDTLEYTGSPRRGYRVDPAAVGTPGELLGDVPTASEVFSTNVGRYFSFEFEYDQAMLMFQPVGGMDRIPAALTKAIGSRRIRTGAAVTDIHDTPHGVTVTYTQDGRTHTVDADYCIAALPPNILAKTSHNLGSAVQTALEGCKPSSAGKIGLEYKNRWWETDHRIYGGITETDMDLSHIWYPSYGHNGDRGLIIGYYNTGTNADSYAALAPKDREARALAQGVKIHGEKYRTELASSFSHHWRQTPHLEAAWHSLSGGPESAAFAPLNKAAGRVYFAGDYLSNTDAWQHGAFTSARKAVTALHSRVLA, encoded by the coding sequence ATGTTCGCCACCATGGGAGCCCTCGGTCTGGCTCCCACCGCCCAGGCCGCGAGCCGCGAGCCCGTCTTCCGTGCCCCCAGCAAGGGCGACTTCAACCTGAAGGGCCGGGGAGCCGCGAAGGTCGTCATCGTCGGCGGCGGCATCGCCGGCCTCGCCTCCGCCTACGAGCTCGGCAAAGCGGGTTACGACGTGACGGTCCTGGAGGCCCGGGGCTTCACCGGCGGTCGCAACACGACGATCCGCGGCGGTGACACCACCACCGACCTGTACGGGAACAAGCAGACCGCGAAGTTCCACGACGGCCAGTACATGAACGCCGGTCCCGGCCGGATTCCCCAGTGGATGGTCACGCTCGACTACTGCCGCGAACTCGGCGTCCCCGTCGAGGTGTTCACCAATGTGAACGCCAACGCCTACATCTTCAACGAGCGCAACGGGATGAAGGCCCCGATGCGCTACCGCACCGCCAAGGCCGACATGTACGGCTACGTCTCCGAACTCCTCGCCAAGGCCACCGACATGGGCGCCCTGGACCGTCAGATCACCGCCGACGACCAGGAGAAGCTCCTGGAGTTCCTGAAGGACTTCGGCGACATCGGCGACACCCTCGAGTACACCGGCAGCCCGCGCCGCGGCTACCGCGTCGACCCCGCCGCCGTCGGCACCCCCGGTGAGCTGCTCGGGGACGTACCGACCGCCTCCGAGGTCTTCTCGACCAACGTGGGCCGGTACTTCTCCTTCGAGTTCGAGTACGACCAGGCCATGCTGATGTTCCAGCCCGTCGGCGGCATGGACCGCATACCGGCGGCCCTGACCAAGGCGATAGGCAGCCGCCGCATCCGTACCGGCGCCGCCGTCACCGACATCCACGACACCCCGCACGGCGTCACCGTCACCTACACCCAAGACGGCCGCACCCACACCGTCGACGCCGACTACTGCATCGCCGCGCTTCCCCCGAACATCCTGGCCAAGACCTCGCACAACCTCGGCTCCGCCGTGCAGACCGCGCTGGAGGGATGCAAGCCCTCCTCGGCCGGAAAGATCGGCCTGGAGTACAAGAACCGCTGGTGGGAGACCGACCACCGGATCTACGGCGGCATCACCGAGACCGACATGGACCTCTCCCACATCTGGTACCCGTCCTACGGCCACAACGGCGACCGCGGTCTGATCATCGGCTACTACAACACCGGCACCAACGCCGACTCCTACGCCGCGCTCGCGCCGAAGGACCGTGAGGCCCGCGCTCTCGCCCAGGGCGTCAAGATCCACGGCGAGAAGTACCGCACCGAACTCGCCTCGTCCTTCTCGCACCACTGGCGCCAGACCCCCCACCTGGAGGCCGCCTGGCACTCGCTCTCCGGAGGCCCCGAGTCCGCCGCCTTCGCCCCGCTCAACAAGGCCGCCGGCCGTGTCTACTTCGCGGGCGACTACCTGAGCAACACCGACGCCTGGCAGCACGGGGCGTTCACCTCGGCCCGCAAGGCCGTGACCGCCCTGCACAGCCGGGTGCTCGCGTGA
- a CDS encoding DUF6343 family protein produces the protein MRTGSEPVTARSPLRMRLWLSLWGVAWTLLGVVAFSLADRPGWAVACGVLLAVTAADLAVIVHRMRQGSRFQPGRDVPPHEPDHGDGRTHRPWT, from the coding sequence ATGCGTACCGGCAGTGAACCCGTGACCGCGCGCAGTCCGCTGCGCATGCGGCTCTGGCTGAGTCTATGGGGCGTCGCCTGGACCCTGCTCGGGGTGGTCGCGTTCTCCCTCGCCGATCGTCCCGGCTGGGCGGTGGCCTGCGGTGTGCTGCTGGCGGTGACCGCGGCGGACTTGGCGGTGATCGTCCACCGGATGCGTCAGGGCTCCCGCTTCCAGCCGGGCAGGGACGTCCCTCCGCACGAACCCGACCACGGCGACGGGCGGACGCACCGGCCGTGGACGTGA
- a CDS encoding ADP-ribosylglycohydrolase family protein, with protein MFVTDIGSAVRRARVRGCLLGGAIGDALGNPVEFLSLAGIERAHGPLGVRGLVPDSEGVLGRITDDTQMTLFTVEGLIRAEAGAGRAGRVGAVRAAYRRWLDTQNHPTPPARGGDDTVRTGWLRRQQLLYARRAPGNACLTGLAAGHVPSERDAPGAPGPVNPGSKGCGTVMRSAPFGLTGESPADAFALAAHCAKITHGHPTGALAAGAFAAIVAYLLAGESMPGAVLRAMELTARHPGHEETTAALRAAVDRAAEGAPAAEGVESLGAGWVAEEALAIAVYCALALPGPEDVAAALLLSVNHSGDSDSTGAVCGNLLGALHGDAALPVDWVVRTEGLTLIGRIADDLSRQFPGPVDWPADRYPAN; from the coding sequence ATGTTCGTGACGGATATCGGCAGTGCGGTCCGCAGGGCGCGGGTGCGGGGCTGTCTGCTGGGCGGCGCGATCGGCGACGCGCTGGGAAACCCGGTGGAGTTCCTCTCGCTGGCCGGTATCGAACGGGCCCACGGACCGCTCGGTGTCCGCGGCCTCGTGCCGGACTCCGAGGGAGTCCTCGGGCGCATCACGGACGACACCCAGATGACCCTCTTCACGGTGGAGGGGCTGATCCGCGCGGAGGCCGGGGCAGGCCGTGCCGGGCGTGTGGGCGCGGTGCGCGCGGCCTACCGGCGCTGGCTCGACACCCAGAACCACCCGACGCCGCCCGCCCGCGGCGGTGACGACACGGTGCGCACCGGATGGCTGCGCCGACAGCAGCTGCTCTACGCGCGCCGGGCCCCCGGAAACGCCTGCCTGACCGGTCTCGCCGCCGGGCACGTCCCGAGCGAGAGGGACGCCCCCGGGGCACCCGGGCCGGTGAACCCCGGCTCCAAGGGCTGCGGCACCGTGATGAGGTCCGCCCCCTTCGGGCTGACCGGGGAGTCCCCGGCCGACGCCTTCGCGCTGGCCGCCCACTGCGCGAAGATCACCCACGGCCATCCGACCGGAGCGCTCGCGGCGGGGGCGTTCGCCGCGATCGTCGCGTACCTCCTGGCCGGCGAGTCGATGCCGGGCGCGGTGCTGCGGGCGATGGAGCTGACCGCGCGCCACCCGGGCCACGAGGAGACCACGGCGGCCTTGCGGGCAGCCGTCGACCGAGCGGCCGAAGGAGCCCCGGCCGCCGAGGGCGTCGAGTCGCTCGGTGCGGGATGGGTCGCCGAGGAGGCGCTCGCCATCGCCGTGTACTGCGCGCTGGCACTGCCGGGTCCCGAAGACGTCGCGGCGGCGCTGCTGCTTTCGGTCAACCACTCGGGGGACAGCGATTCCACCGGGGCCGTCTGCGGCAACCTGCTCGGCGCGCTGCACGGGGACGCCGCGCTGCCCGTCGACTGGGTGGTGCGCACCGAGGGCCTGACCTTGATCGGCCGGATCGCCGACGACCTCTCCCGCCAGTTCCCGGGGCCGGTCGACTGGCCGGCGGACCGCTACCCCGCGAACTGA
- a CDS encoding class I SAM-dependent methyltransferase, whose product MSQETYGTEPEATRREAGDPESSRASRGWWDRNADEYQSDHGAFLGDDRFVWGPEGLDEAEAGLLGPVAALAGRDVLEIGAGAAQCSRWLAAQGARPVALDLSHRQLQHALRIGDEVPLVEADAGVLPFRDGSFDLACSAYGAVPFVADPVRVFREVRRVLRPGGRWVFSVTHPIRWAFPDEPGPEGLSVAASYFDRVPYVEQDESGEAVYVEHHRTLGDRVRDVVASGFRLVDLVEPEWPEWNHQEWGGWSPLRGNLIPGTAIFVCERD is encoded by the coding sequence ATGAGCCAAGAGACCTACGGAACCGAACCCGAAGCGACCCGCCGCGAAGCGGGCGACCCGGAGAGCAGCCGGGCCAGTCGCGGCTGGTGGGACCGGAACGCGGACGAGTACCAGAGCGACCACGGGGCGTTTCTCGGCGACGACCGGTTCGTCTGGGGGCCGGAAGGGCTCGACGAGGCGGAAGCCGGTCTGCTCGGTCCCGTCGCCGCCCTCGCGGGCCGCGACGTCCTGGAGATCGGCGCGGGAGCGGCGCAGTGCTCCCGCTGGCTGGCCGCCCAGGGAGCCCGCCCGGTGGCGCTGGACCTCTCCCACCGGCAACTCCAGCACGCCCTGCGGATCGGCGACGAGGTGCCGCTGGTGGAGGCGGACGCCGGGGTGCTGCCCTTCCGGGACGGCTCCTTCGACCTCGCCTGCTCCGCCTACGGCGCCGTCCCCTTCGTCGCCGACCCGGTACGCGTCTTCCGCGAGGTCCGCCGGGTGCTGCGGCCCGGCGGGCGCTGGGTCTTCTCGGTGACCCACCCGATCCGCTGGGCCTTCCCCGACGAACCGGGACCGGAGGGCCTGTCCGTCGCCGCGTCCTACTTCGACCGTGTCCCCTACGTGGAACAGGACGAATCGGGCGAGGCCGTCTACGTGGAGCACCACCGGACGCTGGGCGACCGGGTCCGCGACGTGGTCGCGTCAGGCTTCCGCTTGGTCGACCTGGTGGAACCGGAGTGGCCGGAGTGGAACCACCAGGAGTGGGGCGGCTGGTCGCCGCTGCGTGGGAACCTCATCCCGGGCACGGCGATCTTCGTCTGCGAACGGGACTGA
- the coaE gene encoding dephospho-CoA kinase yields the protein MLKVGLTGGIGAGKSEVSRLLVQYGAVLIDADRLAREAVAPGTPGLAAVVREFGTGVLHEDGSLDRPALGAIVFGDSDRLAALNAIVHPLVRDRTAELERAAGPGSVVVNDVPLLTENGLAPLYDVVVVVDATPATQLGRLVRLRGMTEADARARMAAQATREERLAIAGLVIDNDGPLADLEPQVRKVWDELTRRAGAAPAGSAE from the coding sequence ATGCTGAAAGTGGGCCTGACCGGCGGCATCGGTGCCGGCAAGAGCGAAGTGTCCCGGCTGCTCGTCCAGTACGGAGCGGTGCTGATCGACGCCGACCGCCTGGCCCGCGAGGCCGTCGCCCCCGGAACACCGGGACTCGCCGCCGTCGTGCGGGAGTTCGGCACCGGCGTGCTCCACGAGGACGGCAGCCTGGACCGGCCCGCCCTCGGCGCGATCGTCTTCGGCGACAGCGACCGGCTCGCCGCCCTCAACGCCATCGTGCACCCGTTGGTCCGGGACCGGACCGCCGAACTGGAACGCGCCGCAGGACCCGGGTCGGTCGTCGTCAACGACGTCCCGCTGCTCACCGAGAACGGCCTCGCTCCGCTCTACGACGTCGTGGTCGTCGTCGACGCCACCCCCGCCACCCAGCTCGGCCGGCTCGTCCGGCTGCGCGGCATGACGGAGGCCGACGCCCGCGCACGGATGGCCGCCCAGGCCACCCGTGAGGAGCGGCTCGCGATCGCCGGTCTCGTCATCGACAACGACGGCCCCCTCGCGGACCTGGAACCGCAGGTGCGCAAGGTGTGGGACGAGCTCACGCGGCGGGCGGGCGCCGCCCCGGCGGGGTCGGCGGAATAG
- a CDS encoding right-handed parallel beta-helix repeat-containing protein: protein MRTRIPLAPLLAAALVTCGLTLVQAGPAGAATTVDVSTAKQLKAALAAAVPGDTIHLADGTYTGNFKVTVPGTADARITLTGSAGAVLTASGGYGLHLNGASYWTVEGVTVTGGQKGIVTDSANGVVIDAVTVHDLDMEGVHFRTSSKDGVIRNSRIYDTGHDGRGMGEGVYVGTAGDLTDNSDRVLITDNVIGPGVGGENVDIKEGTTGARIIGNTFDGSGLTGANYDDSWVDVKGNGVLVQGNTGSRTTNTGYETHTQQPGWGCGTVFRDNHSDLTGAAGALRLAINVTANTSGCTTTVYADNTVTGGLGLTNIAVTP, encoded by the coding sequence ATGCGCACCCGCATCCCCCTCGCACCGCTGCTCGCCGCCGCCCTCGTCACCTGCGGCCTCACCCTCGTCCAGGCCGGTCCGGCCGGGGCCGCCACCACTGTCGACGTCAGCACCGCGAAACAGCTCAAGGCGGCGCTCGCGGCAGCCGTCCCCGGCGACACGATCCACCTCGCGGACGGCACGTACACCGGCAACTTCAAGGTCACCGTCCCGGGCACCGCCGACGCCCGTATCACTCTGACCGGCTCCGCCGGAGCGGTCCTCACCGCGAGCGGCGGCTACGGGCTGCACCTCAACGGTGCCTCCTACTGGACCGTCGAGGGCGTCACCGTCACCGGCGGCCAGAAGGGCATCGTGACCGACTCCGCGAACGGCGTGGTCATCGACGCGGTGACCGTCCACGACCTCGACATGGAGGGCGTGCACTTCCGTACGTCCAGCAAGGACGGGGTCATCCGGAACTCGCGGATCTACGACACCGGCCACGACGGGCGCGGCATGGGTGAAGGCGTCTACGTCGGCACCGCGGGCGACCTCACCGACAACAGCGACCGGGTCCTGATCACCGACAACGTCATCGGCCCCGGTGTCGGGGGCGAGAACGTCGACATCAAGGAAGGCACCACCGGCGCCCGGATCATCGGCAACACCTTCGACGGCAGCGGGCTCACCGGGGCGAACTACGACGACTCCTGGGTCGACGTGAAGGGCAACGGCGTCCTCGTCCAGGGCAACACCGGCTCCCGCACGACCAACACCGGCTACGAGACACACACCCAGCAGCCGGGCTGGGGCTGCGGCACGGTGTTCCGGGACAACCACTCGGATCTCACCGGCGCCGCCGGTGCCCTGCGGCTGGCGATCAACGTCACCGCGAACACGTCGGGCTGCACCACGACCGTGTACGCCGACAACACCGTGACCGGCGGTCTGGGCCTGACGAACATCGCCGTCACTCCCTGA
- the rpsA gene encoding 30S ribosomal protein S1 translates to MTSSTETTATTPQVAVNDIGDADAFLAAIDETIKYFNDGDIVEGVIVKVDRDEVLLDIGYKTEGVIPSRELSIKHDVDPNEVVKVGDEIEALVLQKEDKEGRLILSKKRAQYERAWGTIEKIKEEDGIVTGTVIEVVKGGLILDIGLRGFLPASLVEMRRVRDLQPYVGKELEAKIIELDKNRNNVVLSRRAWLEQTQSEVRQTFLTTLQKGQVRSGVVSSIVNFGAFVDLGGVDGLVHVSELSWKHIDHPSEVVEVGQEVTVEVLDVDMDRERVSLSLKATQEDPWQQFARTHQIGQVVPGKVTKLVPFGAFVRVDEGIEGLVHISELAERHVEIPEQVVQVNDEIFVKVIDIDLERRRISLSLKQANESFGSDPASVEFDPTLYGMAASYDDQGNYIYPEGFDPETNDWLEGFEAQREVWETQYAEAQQRFEQHQAQVIKSREADEAAAAEGAAAPAGAPAASGGSGGGGSYSSESADNSGALASDEALAALREKLAGGQS, encoded by the coding sequence ATGACGAGCAGCACCGAGACCACCGCCACCACTCCGCAGGTTGCGGTCAACGACATCGGCGACGCGGACGCGTTCCTCGCGGCGATCGACGAGACGATCAAGTACTTCAACGACGGCGACATCGTTGAAGGTGTCATCGTCAAGGTCGACCGCGACGAGGTTCTCCTCGACATCGGTTACAAGACCGAAGGTGTCATCCCGAGCCGCGAGCTCTCGATCAAGCACGACGTCGACCCGAACGAGGTCGTCAAGGTCGGCGACGAGATCGAGGCCCTGGTTCTCCAGAAGGAGGACAAGGAAGGCCGCCTGATCCTCTCGAAGAAGCGCGCGCAGTACGAGCGTGCTTGGGGCACCATCGAGAAGATCAAGGAAGAGGACGGCATCGTCACCGGTACCGTCATCGAGGTCGTCAAGGGTGGTCTCATCCTCGACATCGGCCTCCGTGGCTTCCTGCCGGCGTCGCTCGTCGAGATGCGTCGCGTCCGCGACCTCCAGCCCTACGTGGGCAAGGAGCTCGAGGCGAAGATCATCGAGCTGGACAAGAACCGCAACAACGTGGTCCTGTCCCGCCGCGCCTGGCTGGAGCAGACCCAGTCCGAGGTTCGCCAGACGTTCCTCACCACCCTGCAGAAGGGTCAGGTCCGCTCCGGCGTCGTCTCCTCGATCGTCAACTTCGGTGCCTTCGTGGACCTGGGTGGCGTCGACGGTCTCGTTCACGTCTCCGAGCTGTCCTGGAAGCACATCGACCACCCGTCCGAGGTTGTCGAGGTCGGCCAGGAAGTCACCGTCGAGGTCCTCGACGTCGACATGGACCGTGAGCGCGTCTCCCTGTCGCTGAAGGCGACGCAGGAAGACCCGTGGCAGCAGTTCGCCCGGACGCACCAGATCGGTCAGGTCGTCCCCGGTAAGGTCACCAAGCTCGTTCCGTTCGGTGCGTTCGTGCGCGTCGACGAGGGCATCGAGGGCCTGGTCCACATCTCCGAGCTGGCCGAGCGCCACGTGGAGATCCCGGAGCAGGTCGTCCAGGTCAACGACGAGATCTTCGTCAAGGTCATCGACATCGACCTGGAGCGTCGTCGGATCAGCCTCTCGCTGAAGCAGGCCAACGAGTCCTTCGGCAGCGACCCGGCCTCGGTCGAGTTCGACCCGACCCTGTACGGCATGGCCGCGTCCTACGACGACCAGGGCAACTACATCTACCCCGAGGGCTTCGACCCCGAGACCAACGACTGGCTCGAGGGCTTCGAGGCGCAGCGCGAGGTCTGGGAGACCCAGTACGCCGAGGCGCAGCAGCGCTTCGAGCAGCACCAGGCCCAGGTCATCAAGTCCCGCGAGGCCGACGAGGCCGCCGCTGCCGAGGGCGCTGCCGCCCCGGCCGGCGCCCCGGCTGCCTCCGGCGGCAGCGGTGGCGGCGGCTCGTACTCCTCGGAGTCGGCCGACAACTCCGGCGCCCTGGCGTCGGACGAGGCGCTCGCCGCACTGCGCGAGAAGCTGGCCGGTGGCCAGAGCTGA
- a CDS encoding tetratricopeptide repeat protein, producing the protein MPERNPETHVIDFRAAEQLLAARDPQGAVKLLDSVIAAHPENTAARLLRARAFFAAAQLRPAELEFELVLEREPDNAFAHFALARTFQRAGRPEQATRHFRLAAALDPNPEYLTAARFDSRD; encoded by the coding sequence GTGCCCGAACGGAACCCGGAAACCCATGTGATCGACTTCCGCGCCGCCGAGCAACTGCTGGCCGCGCGTGACCCCCAGGGTGCGGTGAAGCTCCTCGACTCGGTGATCGCCGCCCACCCGGAGAACACCGCCGCGCGGCTGCTGCGCGCCAGGGCCTTCTTCGCGGCAGCCCAACTCCGCCCGGCGGAGCTGGAGTTCGAGCTGGTCCTGGAGCGTGAGCCGGACAACGCCTTCGCCCACTTCGCGCTGGCCCGCACCTTCCAGCGAGCCGGGCGACCCGAGCAGGCCACCCGCCACTTCCGGCTCGCCGCAGCCCTCGACCCGAACCCGGAATACCTGACCGCCGCGCGCTTCGACAGCCGCGACTGA